The following proteins are co-located in the Synchiropus splendidus isolate RoL2022-P1 chromosome 14, RoL_Sspl_1.0, whole genome shotgun sequence genome:
- the scamp5a gene encoding secretory carrier-associated membrane protein 5: MAENNFPPLPRFIPLKPCFYQDFNEIPDQRRTMCKRLYYLWILNSATLAVNLIGCLAWMCGGGGPANFGMAILWLILFTPCSYVCWFRPIYKAFKTDSSFNFMAFFFVFMAQVVISIIQTVGIPGWGVCGWLATISFFSTNIGSAVVMMIPTIMFTAVAVLSFIALTKVHNFYRGSGGSLGKAQEEWATGAWKNPHVQQAAQQAAMGAAQGAMQQNQYSAAPTYNYDDPM; encoded by the exons ATGGCTG AGAACAACTTCCCTCCGCTGCCCCGATTCATTCCTCTTAAGCCGTGTTTCTACCAAGATTTCAATGAAATCCCGGACCAGCGGCGCACCATGTGCAAGCGCCTCTACTACTTGTGGATCT TGAACAGCGCCACCTTGGCTGTGAACCTCATCGGCTGCCTGGCGTGGATGTGCGGTGGAGGAGGACCTGCCAACTTCGGCATGGCCATCTTGTGGCTGATTCTCTTCACGCCCTGCTCCTACGTCTGCTGGTTCAGGCCCATCTACAAGGCCTTCAA GACAGACAGTTCCTTCAACTTCATGgctttcttcttcgtcttcatgGCCCAGGTGGTGATCAGCATCATCCAGACTGTCGGCATTCCAGGCTGGGGAGTTTG TGGCTGGCTGGCGACTATCAGCTTCTTCAGCACCAACATCGGCTCGGCTGTGGTCATGATGATTCCCACCATCATGTTCACGGCGGTGGCCGTGCTCTCCTTCATCGCCCTCACTAAG GTCCACAACTTCTACCGCGGCAGTGGCGGCAGCTTGGGCAAGGCCCAGGAAGAGTGGGCCACGGGGGCCTGGAAGAACCCGCACGTCCAGCAGGCCGCCCAGCAGGCAGCTATGGGGGCCGCCCAGGGGGCCATGCAGCAGAACCAGTACTCCGCAGCCCCCACCTACAACTATGACGACCCCATGTAG